One part of the Pirellulales bacterium genome encodes these proteins:
- a CDS encoding FHA domain-containing protein: MTSSNHMPDRMLLWVDAVGGYLVCLGSEIAIGQPSSDVNPDVPILADLSRRHAIVRREGEGYTIEAVRSTKVDGRAIHGTAPLYDGSAIELGEGVRLRFLKPHPLSSTAKLEFVSRHRTQPSTDAVLLMADSCVIGPAKISHIVAHRWQDEMVLFRNGHVLGCRTSAKFSVDGASKQGRCILRPKSRVEGAEFAFAIEPFGS, translated from the coding sequence ATGACTTCTTCGAACCACATGCCAGATCGGATGCTGCTGTGGGTCGATGCTGTCGGCGGATATTTGGTCTGCTTGGGCAGCGAAATCGCCATCGGCCAGCCGTCGTCGGACGTCAATCCCGATGTGCCGATCCTGGCCGATCTCTCACGGCGTCATGCGATTGTTCGCCGCGAAGGAGAAGGCTACACAATCGAAGCCGTGCGATCGACGAAAGTCGATGGGCGCGCAATCCATGGAACCGCGCCGCTGTACGACGGCTCAGCGATCGAGTTGGGCGAAGGAGTTCGCTTGCGGTTTTTGAAGCCCCATCCCCTGAGCAGTACCGCCAAGCTCGAGTTCGTCAGCCGCCATCGGACACAGCCCTCGACCGATGCCGTGCTGTTAATGGCCGATTCGTGCGTCATTGGCCCAGCGAAAATCAGCCACATCGTGGCACATCGCTGGCAGGATGAAATGGTACTATTTCGTAACGGCCATGTGCTGGGTTGCCGCACATCGGCCAAATTTTCGGTCGATGGGGCGAGCAAGCAAGGCCGCTGCATCTTGCGACCGAAATCGCGGGTGGAAGGAGCAGAGTTTGCGTTTGCGATCGAACCGTTTGGAAGCTGA
- a CDS encoding J domain-containing protein, with protein sequence MLLAASHSFPDALDVAICCLVLGTLFAVVISGHIFLAIDVRAWIRSLRRALVVIADHLPHFPRWARGQTPRCMSALGVQLPCSREQLLKAYRTKVKLLHPDRGGDRKRFMRLQADFEEAMEFLSREVESI encoded by the coding sequence ATGCTCCTGGCCGCCAGCCACAGTTTTCCCGATGCATTGGATGTGGCAATCTGCTGCTTGGTGCTCGGCACGCTGTTTGCCGTGGTAATTTCTGGCCACATATTTCTCGCCATTGATGTGCGGGCTTGGATTCGCTCGCTGCGCCGGGCATTGGTGGTGATCGCGGACCATTTGCCGCATTTCCCACGCTGGGCCCGCGGCCAGACTCCGCGCTGCATGTCGGCCCTGGGAGTGCAATTGCCGTGCAGTCGCGAACAGCTTTTGAAAGCCTATCGGACAAAAGTGAAGTTGCTCCACCCCGACCGCGGCGGCGACCGCAAACGCTTTATGCGCCTGCAGGCCGACTTTGAAGAAGCAATGGAATTTCTGTCGCGCGAGGTCGAAAGCATCTAA
- the lptB gene encoding LPS export ABC transporter ATP-binding protein: MEDRTMPLLEVSGLVKTYGRRRVVDGVDFQVDSGEIVGLLGPNGAGKTTSFRMTCGLIEPDAGRVVLGGKDVTRWPMFLRARDGGMGYLAQEQSVFRKLSVQDNLLAVMEMLGMDRAARRKLCEHLLDQFDIQRIRKSKALYISGGEKRRLEIARSLISNPKIILLDEPFTGIDPVTINSIQKIIVRLRDDGIAILITDHRERETLAITDRSYVIRSGKVLCHGSADEVLNNPDARKYYFGEGSGLEHTAA, translated from the coding sequence ATGGAGGATCGAACGATGCCGCTCTTGGAAGTTTCCGGACTGGTGAAAACCTACGGCCGCCGTCGCGTCGTCGATGGCGTCGACTTTCAAGTGGATTCCGGCGAGATTGTCGGTTTGCTCGGCCCCAACGGCGCCGGCAAGACGACCAGCTTCCGAATGACTTGCGGACTGATCGAACCCGACGCCGGCCGCGTGGTGCTCGGCGGCAAAGACGTCACGCGCTGGCCCATGTTTCTTCGCGCCCGCGATGGCGGAATGGGCTACTTGGCTCAGGAACAAAGCGTGTTTCGCAAGCTGTCGGTGCAGGACAATCTGCTGGCGGTGATGGAAATGCTGGGCATGGACCGTGCGGCGCGCCGCAAGCTGTGCGAACATTTGCTCGACCAGTTTGACATTCAGCGCATCCGCAAGTCCAAGGCACTGTATATTTCCGGCGGCGAAAAGCGGCGACTCGAAATCGCCCGCTCACTGATTTCCAATCCCAAGATCATCCTGCTCGACGAGCCTTTCACAGGGATCGATCCGGTGACGATCAATAGCATTCAAAAAATCATCGTGCGGCTGCGCGATGATGGTATCGCCATTCTGATCACCGACCACCGCGAACGAGAGACGCTCGCCATCACCGACCGGAGCTACGTCATTCGCAGCGGAAAAGTTCTCTGCCACGGCAGCGCGGACGAGGTGTTGAATAATCCTGACGCCAGGAAATACTATTTTGGCGAAGGCTCGGGGTTGGAACATACGGCAGCATGA